The following is a genomic window from Parabacteroides johnsonii DSM 18315.
TTTATTCGACAAAACGTAGAATTTCATTTATATCCTTCCTTACAGGAGCTTCATGATGTTCTCCAGCCTCGTAACCATAAACAATCAGTGCAGCGACCTTTTCATTCTCAGGGAGTCCTATTTTTTGGGCAATAGCATCGTTGTTGATTACTCCTAAAACACACGTGGCAACTCCTTTGGCATATGCAGAAAGGCAGAATTGAAGGCAAGCAATGCCTGCGTCAAAACATTCCCATGCGCCACTGTTGTCTGACACTACATCTTCTGGTTTAACCTTATCTTTCAGTGATCCGCTTTTACCGGTTACATAACTTAACACAACCACGCCATTGGCTCTGGTTAATGTTTTTGCATTGTACACAAACCCTTGAACACAATTGTTGGCTATCTCTTCAATCAGAGACCTATTGTCTATGATGTTGTATCTTGCTACCTGATAATTTGACCATGAAGGTGCGAACTGACTTAATTTGACAATCTCCTCAATAAGTTCTCTCGGAACAATCTGATCTTTGTATTTCCGAACACTTCTTCTGTTTTTTAATAATTGAATTGCATCCATATATATACTGTTTTTGCTGTTAATTTCTAAAACAAATGACACACTCCGTCTATTGTGGAACACACACCTATTTCTTCAAATCTTTATATTACACTTGCGATATCCATAAGTGTGATTCTTTATTTTTTGATTGCAAAGTAAACAAAATAAATTAAAAACAATATCTTTCCAATAGATATGAATTCTTGTTTGCATACTTTTCCGTATTTTTGCTCCTAATCAAATCGTTGAAATTGACAAAAATACTATACAAAACGAACATAATATGCAACAATTACATATAAAATTGGAAGTTGATTCTCCTCTAATCCAGTGGGTCAACGCACAAGCTGACAGTATTGGGGCGAGGGGACATATCGGCACTCATTTGGATTGTTATACTACTGTTCCAGAAAAAGAAGAGTATCAAATTAAAGGGATTGTTATAGATTGTACGGCTGGTATGCCATCAATGGATAGTATGGCACATATCGGCTCGTTGAAAAATAAGGCTTTAATATTACATACCGGGAATTTGGAACATAACCGATATGGGACAGAGGAATATTTCAATAAAGACACCACTCTTTGTAAAGTTTCCTTACATACAATTTTAAGTAAGAAACCGCTTTTTATTATCATTGACTCTCATGGTATAGCGGAGAAAGGAAAGAGACATATAGAATTTGACAAGATTTGTGAAGCTAATGGCTGCCATGTAATAGAAAATGTTGATTTATCATGCATCGGCAATCAAAAGGAAGTTCCGTTGAAAATATTAATCAATATCAATCACAAATCAACGGGTAAGCCCTGTGAATTGTATTCAATACTTGAAAGTTGCTTTGATAACACATCCTCACACGAGGATAGTTTAAAAGCTTGGGAAGCCAATGCGGACTTCTGGGATGAGTCTATGGGTGAGAACTCGAATGAGTTTCAGAGATTGACTGTTCGCCCAATAGTAAATGAATTGTTAAAAGCCACACAAGGGGATTATATATTGGATATCGCTTGTGGTAATGGAAATTATTCAGGATATTTGGCTGAACAGGGTATAGATGTTTTGGCATTTGATTATTCACAAAGAATGGTTGAGTTAGCCCGGAAGAGACAAGCCCGTTTCAATGACAGGATAGAATTCTGCGTAGCTGATGTAACCAAATATGAGGATATGATGTCCTTAAAAAGAAACAAGCCTTTTACAAAGGCTGTGTCCAATATGGCTATAATGGATATTTCAGATATAGACAATCTGTTCCGTTGTGTAAACAAATTGCTTGCTGAGAATGGATATTTTGTGTTTTCTACGCAGCATCCATGCTTTGTAACATTGACAAATAAATATATGACAAAACATAACTATTATGGAGAAGCCATTGAAGGACAACCTCAAAAGCAATGTTACTATCATCGCTCTTTACAGG
Proteins encoded in this region:
- a CDS encoding nitroreductase family protein; amino-acid sequence: MDAIQLLKNRRSVRKYKDQIVPRELIEEIVKLSQFAPSWSNYQVARYNIIDNRSLIEEIANNCVQGFVYNAKTLTRANGVVVLSYVTGKSGSLKDKVKPEDVVSDNSGAWECFDAGIACLQFCLSAYAKGVATCVLGVINNDAIAQKIGLPENEKVAALIVYGYEAGEHHEAPVRKDINEILRFVE
- a CDS encoding class I SAM-dependent methyltransferase, with the protein product MQQLHIKLEVDSPLIQWVNAQADSIGARGHIGTHLDCYTTVPEKEEYQIKGIVIDCTAGMPSMDSMAHIGSLKNKALILHTGNLEHNRYGTEEYFNKDTTLCKVSLHTILSKKPLFIIIDSHGIAEKGKRHIEFDKICEANGCHVIENVDLSCIGNQKEVPLKILININHKSTGKPCELYSILESCFDNTSSHEDSLKAWEANADFWDESMGENSNEFQRLTVRPIVNELLKATQGDYILDIACGNGNYSGYLAEQGIDVLAFDYSQRMVELARKRQARFNDRIEFCVADVTKYEDMMSLKRNKPFTKAVSNMAIMDISDIDNLFRCVNKLLAENGYFVFSTQHPCFVTLTNKYMTKHNYYGEAIEGQPQKQCYYHRSLQDIFEICFRHGFIIDGFYEACFGNDRERPVVIIIRAKKHNL